The genomic DNA CATGCGAGGTGATTTTATGGCGAAGAAAAATCCTTATGATGAAAAATTAAAAGTATTGGACGAGAATAATACACTGAACAAAAATGCTGATAAAGTTAAAGATGTACTTTTTCAGAATAACCCTTTTTTTGATAAACGGGATATTGTACAGGTTAAGTATGAAATGCTACGCGCAGTCGAAAAAAATGGGAGACCAGTTTCTGAAACTGCAAAAACATTTGGGTTTTCCCGGGTATCATTCTACAAGATACAGCAAGCTTTCAAAAACAGCGGATTTTTGGGACT from Bacillota bacterium includes the following:
- a CDS encoding helix-turn-helix domain containing protein, coding for MAKKNPYDEKLKVLDENNTLNKNADKVKDVLFQNNPFFDKRDIVQVKYEMLRAVEKNGRPVSETAKTFGFSRVSFYKIQQAFKNSGFLGLLPKKRGPHGAHKLTDTTMEIIYEIIRDNPDIGKDKIVEILSSHGVNVHKRSIQRVLAGDKKKHYKTK